The genomic window ACAAACGACTCTACGAAATGCTCTGCCACTACCTCAGCGGCTGGGCCACACTCGACGAACTTGAGCAAGCTATCGCCAAACATCACGCCACAGCGAAACCCCCGTAGCAAATCTTGAACCGAACACTATTGACCCTCTCCCGAAGGGAGAGGGAACTTCTATTCGGCCAACGCATCACGCCAATCATCAACAACCAGCCAAGGATCATGCTCGCAGCCGGGCACGCCGCCCGGTAAGTTACCTGCTGCCACGCACTCATCTTACGCGCTTCCGCGCGCCCGATTCAGGAGAGGCAGGTAACCCATGTCGCGATGGTCGAATTGGTCGGGCTCGGTCAAGTGCAGCCCACGCGAGATTCTCTACCCGGTGAACGAAGAGGAAGTCGCAGCGATCGTGCGGCGCGCCGGCGCATCGTCGCAGGTCGTGCGCGTGGCGGGGACCGGGCATTCGTTTACGCCGCTGTGCGCGAGTGACGACATTCTGCTGTCCCTCGACCGGCTGGAAGGGGTCGAGTGGGCCGATACGCCGAACGGCCTCGCCGCGATTCACGCTGGCACGAAGATTCACGCCCTGGGAGAACTTCTGGTCTCACACGGTCTGGCCCTGCAAAATCAGGGAGATGTCGACGTGCAGGCGATCGCCGGCGCTGTTTCGACCGGCACCCACGGCACCGGGCCAACGCTGGGGAGCATCTCAACGCAGGTCGTCGGGCTGCGCATCGTGACGGCCACGGGCGAAGTGCTCGATTGCTCGCCCGAGGCCGACGCCGAAGTGTTTCGCGCAGCGCAGGTTTCGCTTGGCGCGCTGGGCGTGATCACGTCGGTGCGGATGCGCTTGCTCCCGTTGTACCGGCTGCACGAGGTGACGCGTCGCGAGGCGCTCGATCATTGCCTGGCCACGCTCGACGAGCGATCGCAGGCGAACCGCCATTTCGAGTTCTTCTGGTATCCGGCCGACGATTGTGCGTTCACCAAGACGCTGAACCCCACCGATCTGCCGGCAACCGAGCCGCTCGAACCGATTTCGAACGCGGCCGGCGGATTGGCGAGCGAGGAACGGGAACGCGTAGGCAATAGCTGGCAGATTTTTCCGACGGTGCGCGAAAATCGTTTCAACGAGATGGAGTACTCGGTGCCGGCCGGGTGTGGCGTGGAATGCTTCTTGGCCATCCGCGATCTGATGGGCCGCAAGCACTCGAACGTCACATGGCCGGTGGAATTCCGGACCCAGGCGGCCGATCCGATTCTCATTAGCGCGGCGCACGGGCGGTCCACCGTGGCCATTTCGATCCATCAGGCCGCCGATCTGCCGTGCGCCGAGTTCTTTACCGATGCCGAGGTGATTTTCCGGCGGCACGAGGGGCGCCCGCATTGGGCAAAAATGCACAGCCTGACCTGCCGGGAGCTGGCCGACTTGTATCCCGCGTGGGACCGATTCCAGGATGTCCGCCGGCGTCTGGATCCGCAGGGACGATTCCTGAACGCGCATTTAAGGCGGTTGTTCGTCGAAGCCTGACGGGAGTGACGGGGGCGGCCGACGCGCTCTCGGCCGAATGTCGGGGCGGCGATTTCCCGTTTTTTGCGCGGCATTCGTCGGCGAAGTCGTTATCTTGAGCTTCCCGGGGGTTATCCAAGACAATCGCGCGCCCGTGCCGCGGCGCCCGCGGCGTGACGAATGGCACAAGCTCGCTCGAACGAGGGGAACATGACGCTCAGGAATCTGGCGGAATTGGCGGAAGCTGCGGCCGAGCGCTTGGGCGAGCGCACCTGCTACGAGATCGACGACCAGCACTTCCATTACGTGCAGCTGCTCGAGCGCGGACAACGCCTGCAGGCCGCGTTCGCCGAATTGGGACTCGAGCCCGGCGCCCGGGCTGTCGTGCTGATGATGAATCACGCGCTTGTCTATCCCGTGTTCCAGGGGATCTTTCGTTGTGGCGCTACGGCCGTGCCCGTCATGCCGCAAGCTGCCGCCGCCGAGTTGCGTTACGTGCTGGTCGATACGCAGGCACAATTCGTGATCACTGACGCCGATCGACTGGCGACGGTACGCGAAGCCGCGGCAGGCTTGCCCCATGTGCGACAGATACTGGTGCAAGGGGGCGTCGACAATCCGCAGGCGAACCCGCCCGAGGTGAATCTCGACGCGCTTTTGAGTTTTGCCCCACGAACGTCGCTGCCGCAGCTCGGGCATGGCGACGGCGCCGTGATGCTGTACTCATCGGGAACGACTGGGCGGCCCAAAGGAGTGCTGTTGACGCATGGCAATCTGTTGTCGAGCGCCGAAGCGGTGGCCGAGGCCGAGGAATTGTCCAGTTGGAAGTGGCCGCGCACGACGGTCAGCGCCATGCCAATCGCGCATATCTTCGGCGTGGCGATCATGCACGACTTGCTAATGACGCCCGACTACCTGGCCGACCAGACGCGCTTGATTCAATTGAGATGGTTCGAGCCGGAACCGTTCATGGCGTTGATCCAAAAACATCGTTGCACGGCGACCGCTGCCGTGCCGACGATCCTGGCCGTGCTTTTGCACCATCCGAAGTCGAAGGATTATGACCTCACGTCGTTGGTCGAGGTGGTTTGTGGCGGCGCTCCGTTGCCGGTGGAGTTGGCGCAGGCCTTCATGCGCCGCTATCCGGCGCGGATCCGCGAGGTGTATGGGCTGACCGAGGGGACGGGCCTGGGGACCGCCAACCGCCGTACCGAGCCGTACCGGCCGGGCTCGGCCGGCCGCGCCTATTGCAATACGGAGCTGAAGATTTTGGATGACAATGACCAGCCGCTGCCTACTGGCGAGCGTGGCGAGATTTGCATGCGCGGCCCGATCGTCATGCAAGGGTATCACAACCGGCCCGACGAGACGGCTCAGGCGCTGCGCGGCGGCTGGCTGCACACGGGCGACATCGGCTACCTCGATCCCGATGGATTCCTGTTTGTCGTCGATCGGAAAAAGGACATGATCATCCGCGGCGGAGAAAACATTTATCCGGCCGAGCTCGAGGCGGTGCTGCACGAGCATCCGGCCGTGGCCGAAGCAGCCGTGGTGGGTGTGCCTGACGAAGTGTACGGTGAAAACGTCGTGGCCTTTGTCGTTTCCAAGCCCGGCGCTTCGGTCAGCGACGTGGAAGTCGTCGAGCACGTGTGCCGGCACGTAGCGCGGTTCAAGGCCCCGAGCCATGTCCATTTCTTGCCGGCCTTGCCCAAGAGTAATATCGGCAAGATCCTCCGGCGAGTGCTGCGCGACAAAGCGCACGAACACATGAACGCGAAGACGACGTAACGGGCACTGAAAGTCCGCTCGGCGAGCCCGGCGGCTAAATAGGGATATCGCTTCGGATTCTTCGTTCTACTGACTACCGACTACTGACAACTGACTACCGATTACTGACTACTTTTCCGATGCCCGACTTCCAAACGATAACACTCGACATCGATCCCCTCGGTGTGGCCCGGCTGACGCTCAACCGTCCCGAGGCCCGCAATGCCATGTCGCAGCAGATGATTCGCGACTTGCGCGCCGCCGCCGAGCACCTCGCGGCGGAGAATGCCGTGCGCCTCGTCGTGCTCTCGGGCGCGGGTGATCATTTCTGTGCCGGGGGCGACCTGAAGGAAATGCAGGTCCAGGTGAAGCGAAGCCGTGCGGAGCGGATTGCCGACGCGACAGAGCTGGCAAAGCTTTTGGCCGAGTTGGATCGTTTTTCCAAACCCATCATCGGCCGCATCAACGGTTCGGCTTTTGGCGGTGGGTTGGGCTTGATCTCGATCTGCGATATCGCGATCGGCGTCACCACGGCGCGCTACTGCCTGACGGAAGTGCGCTTGGGGCTGGTGCCGGCCACAATTTCGCCCTACGTGGTGGCGAAGCTGGGCGTGCCGCACGCCCGGCGCGTCATGCTCAACGCCACCGACATGGACGGCGCCGCGGCAGTGCGGTGGGGACTTTTGGACGAAGTCGTCGAGCCATCGGTGCTCGACGCGGCCATCGAGCGCGAAATCTCGGCCTTCCTGCGCTGTGCTCCGGGCGCGGTGGCCGATTGCAAACGACTCATCGAATTCGTCAGCACGCACGCGACCGAAGAAAACATCTCCTATACGGCGAACCAATTGGCCGACCGCTGGGAAAGTGCGGAACTGGCCGAGGGAATCGCCGCGTTTTTGCAAAAACGGAAGCCGTCGTGGAATACCGATTAGCGATGCTTGATATGAACTCGATCTCACGGCGAGTTTTTGACCGCGGCCACGTCCGATATCGCGGATTGGTCGGGTTATGGTGCGCGAATGTGTCGAGCAAACGGGGGTTTCCCTTGCCGAGGGAATAATCCCGGCGGATTCGGAATCTAAAGTTGCGGTGAGACGCCGGGCCAGGCGCCCGGTACGTCTGTAGGGGGTTCGCCGAATTTAATTGCTGAGAAAGGATCTGGAGCCATGAAGAAGTTCATCGGAACTGTGATGGTGTTGAGCGCGGTGACGCTCGTCGGTTGCGCCGAAGCCAAGAAGGCCGGCAAGGCTGAAGCCGAAAAGGCCTCGGCCGCCATGCACGAGGGCGGGGAAAAGTTGAAGGAAGGCGCCGAAAAGGTCGGCGAGGGCGTGCAGCATGCTGGCGAGGCCGCCGTCGAGAAAGGCAAAGCCGTCGGCGAAAAACTAGAGGGCGCTGCTGTAGGCGCCGTCGAAGGTGCTAAGGAAGGCGCGGCCGACGCTCCCAAGTAGTCGAATTTGCGTTCGCCTCATGGGCGAAAGGATCATCAATCCAACGCAGCCACTGGCCGCCTGGGAAAACCTCGGGCGGCCAGTTGCGTTTACGAAAGCGCAATTGACTCACTGGGCCACAATGCCAGCAAGGATTTTTACTTTGGCGCGTCGGCCAAAAGCACTTCCGGCAGATCGACCAGCCGCGAACGCAGGTATTCGCCCAAGCTCTTGGCCTGGGCATCGGGGCGCGTCGAGGACGAGACCCCTTCGCCCAGCAGGCCGACCACGACGAAGTTCAGCGCCTTGAGCAACGGGAACTCGAAGCGCCGCACGACCAATTCGGTCGATTCCGGCACAAGCACCTTGAACTCGTCGACCGTCAGGAACGAATTCAACCAGTCGTACGCCCGGTCGCTACGCGCCCAGACGCCGACGTTGGCGTTGCCCCCCTTGTCGCCGGAGCGCGCGCCGAAGATCGTTCCCAACGGAACGCGCTTGGTCGTGCCGCCGACCGCGTCGCGCGGGACGTACATTTCGGCCGTGTCCGGCGGATTCACCTCTCCGCCCGAGGTGGGGGCTGGAGGGATCGCGATCGTTTTGCCGTCGGGGAGCACGACCTTGTAGTCCGGCACATCGGCGGGCACGAGCGCCGGCCAGTAGACGCCGTACGGCGTCGCTTCTTGCGGCGGCGTCGTGCAATAGAAGCCCGGGTAATTGGCCAGCACCATTTCGACCACGGCGTTGGAAAAGGCGCGGCCGACCCGCTTCGGGTCTTGCCCCTTGGCCGTCACGCGCAGATTGGCACTCGCTTCGGGGTTCGTCGAGGCGTCGGGCTTGTCGCTTCGCACAAGGTCGAAATCGAGGGAATCGAATTTGTCGGCGCCCCCCAATTCCTTGATGAGCGTGCGGCGTGCCAGGTCGGCCTTGCCTTCGATATCGAGGCCCGTCAGCACAAAAGTCATCGAGTTGCGGAACCCGCCTAGATAGTTGATGCACACCTTCACGCGATCGGGGGCAGGCTCGCCACGCACGCCCGAGATTCTTACGCGGTCCGGTCCTTCTTGCGCGAGGTGAATCGTGTCGAAGCGCGTAACGACATCGGGATTGAGGTAACGATGCCCGTCGATCTCGTACAGCAACTGTGCCGTGACGGTGCCGACCGAGACCAGGCCGCCCGTGCCGGGGTGCTTGGTGATGATGCTCGATCCGTCGGCGAACATCTGGGCCAGCGGAAAGCCGGGGTGCTCGAGCCCCGGCACTTCGCGAAAGAACGCATAATTGCCGCCCGTTGCTTGCGCGCCGCATTCCAGCACGTGACCCGCGACGACCGCTCCGGCCAGACGATCCCAATCGGTGCGCGACCAGCCAAAATGAAACGCCGCCGGTCCGACGACCACCGAGGCATCGGTAACGCGCGGGCAGATGACGATATTCGCCCCATGCGCGAGAGCCTCGACGATGCCCCACGCGCCCAGGTAGGCGTTGGCCGTGAGCGGCGGGGCCTTGAGTTCCGACAGCGGGCGGCCGGTATCCAGGTGACGCAGCTCCTCGCCAGCTTGGCGCAGCGCCGGCAGTTTCGGCAGCAGGTTATCTCCCTCGATGTGGGCGATCGAGGTTTTGATACCCAACTTGTCGGCCAGCGCTTTCAACTCGCCGGCCAGCCCCGCCGGATTCAATCCGCCGGCGTCGGTAACAATCCTTACGCCGCGCTCCATGGCCAGGCCGAGCACGTCTTCCATCTGCCGCAGAAACGTGGTGGCGTATCCCTTCGTCGCTTCCTTTTGCTGCGACTTAAAGAGGATCAGCATCGTCAGCTCGGCCAGATAATCGCCGGTGAGATAATCGATCGGCCCTCCTTCGAGCATCTCGCGCGCGGCGGCCAGCCGATCGCCGTAAAAGCCCGAGCAATTAGCAATTCGCAGCGGTTCCGATTTCTCGGGCATGACAATTACCTGTTGTGTGAGAGAAGCGAGCGATGTTGCCCTCTTCTATATCTCAGCATATTGCGGCGGGGAACCCCCGGATTGGCACTTCAGGGTGGCACGGACAACGACGTTGTCCGTGCCACCCTTTGATGAACGTCGCGAGGAAATGTGGCCGCTTCACATTTGTTCTTCGATCACGGCCAGCACGGTTCGCGCCTCGACGTGCATTGCCTTTTGCACGCGTAGCTCGGTCACGCGGCCGGCGGCCGGCGCCGTGACGGGATAGAGCATCTTCATCGACTCGATCACCACCAGCACGTCGCCGGCGGCTACCTGATCGCCGACGTTTACCTTCACCGCATCGACGACGCCGGGCAGCGGTGCCACGAGCGAGCCGGGCTGCACCTCTTCCTCGATCGTCGGGAAGCGTGGCAGTTCGACGAGCGCCGAGGAGCCGAGTGGGCTGTCGACGTAGAACGTGTCGCCGACGTGGTGAATGTGATACGAGCGCAGAATACTCGCCGTTTCTAATTCGACAAGTTCCGCCGTGCAGCGGCCGACCCGCGGATTCGGCTGTGCCGCGCCGTCGGTCGCAAGGCTGAGCACACCGCGCGCCCAGCGATACGCGACCTCGATTTCGCCATGAACGCCGCGAAACTTCACAATCTCGGGCTGCGAAGGGTTGTTCCGCCAGCCGCTTGGTATCGTCGATAGCACGGTAGCGCTTGCCTGACGCTCGGCTGCCGCCGCCAGGGCCGCCGCGGCCGCATGTAGCTTCTCTCCCGCTGCGTCACACAACGGTGCCGATAGCTCGGTCGCCGGATGCCGTTCGAGGAAATGGGTGTCCGTTTCGCCCGCCAGGAATTGCGGATGCCGCAGTATGTGCACCAGCAACTCGCGGTTCGTGCGCGGTCCGTGAATCTGCGCCCGGGCCAAAGTCGCGCTGAGCGCACGTGCCGCCTCGGCACGCGTCGGTGCGCGGACGATCAACTTCGCCAGCATCGGATCGTAATAGGACGTGATGGTCGAGCCATCCACGACGCCCGATTCGATTCGCACACCCGGTCCCGGCGGCACGTCGAATCGGTGCAACTTGCCGGTCGAAGGGGCGTAGCCCTGCGCGGGATCCTCGGCGTACAGGCGCACCTCGATGGCATGGCCGCGCGGTTTCGCGTGCCACACTTCCTGCGGCAGGGCGTGCCCCTCGGCGACCAGAATCTGCAATCGCACCAGGTCCAGGCCGAGGATTTCTTCGGTGACCGGATGTTCGACCTGCAAACGCGTGTTGACTTCCAGGAAGTAGAACTTGCGATCCGGTCCGAGCAAAAACTCGACCGTTCCGGCATTCGTGTAGCCAATCGCCTCGCCAGCCCGGACCGCGGCGCTGCAAATTGCGGCGCGCAATTCTTCATCGAGGGCGGGCGAAGGAGCTTCCTCGATGATTTTCTGGTGCCGCCTTTGGATCGAGCATTCGCGCTCAAGCAGATGCACGATATTGCCGTGCGTGTCGCCGAAGATC from Pirellulales bacterium includes these protein-coding regions:
- a CDS encoding acyclic terpene utilization AtuA family protein, whose protein sequence is MPEKSEPLRIANCSGFYGDRLAAAREMLEGGPIDYLTGDYLAELTMLILFKSQQKEATKGYATTFLRQMEDVLGLAMERGVRIVTDAGGLNPAGLAGELKALADKLGIKTSIAHIEGDNLLPKLPALRQAGEELRHLDTGRPLSELKAPPLTANAYLGAWGIVEALAHGANIVICPRVTDASVVVGPAAFHFGWSRTDWDRLAGAVVAGHVLECGAQATGGNYAFFREVPGLEHPGFPLAQMFADGSSIITKHPGTGGLVSVGTVTAQLLYEIDGHRYLNPDVVTRFDTIHLAQEGPDRVRISGVRGEPAPDRVKVCINYLGGFRNSMTFVLTGLDIEGKADLARRTLIKELGGADKFDSLDFDLVRSDKPDASTNPEASANLRVTAKGQDPKRVGRAFSNAVVEMVLANYPGFYCTTPPQEATPYGVYWPALVPADVPDYKVVLPDGKTIAIPPAPTSGGEVNPPDTAEMYVPRDAVGGTTKRVPLGTIFGARSGDKGGNANVGVWARSDRAYDWLNSFLTVDEFKVLVPESTELVVRRFEFPLLKALNFVVVGLLGEGVSSSTRPDAQAKSLGEYLRSRLVDLPEVLLADAPK
- a CDS encoding biotin carboxylase N-terminal domain-containing protein yields the protein MKKILIANRGEIARRVMRTCRDMGIATVAVCSEPDREAPFVREADEVVPLAGSSSAETYLNVEALLHAAKLTGADGVHPGYGFLSENADFARRVGQAGLTFIGPTPEAIAAMGSKIEAKRRMQNSGVSVLPSVAIGKQSAADLAREAAALGPAILVKASAGGGGRGMRIVRTAAELPAAVEAAQREARSAFGDETVFLEPYVDAPRHIEVQIFGDTHGNIVHLLERECSIQRRHQKIIEEAPSPALDEELRAAICSAAVRAGEAIGYTNAGTVEFLLGPDRKFYFLEVNTRLQVEHPVTEEILGLDLVRLQILVAEGHALPQEVWHAKPRGHAIEVRLYAEDPAQGYAPSTGKLHRFDVPPGPGVRIESGVVDGSTITSYYDPMLAKLIVRAPTRAEAARALSATLARAQIHGPRTNRELLVHILRHPQFLAGETDTHFLERHPATELSAPLCDAAGEKLHAAAAALAAAAERQASATVLSTIPSGWRNNPSQPEIVKFRGVHGEIEVAYRWARGVLSLATDGAAQPNPRVGRCTAELVELETASILRSYHIHHVGDTFYVDSPLGSSALVELPRFPTIEEEVQPGSLVAPLPGVVDAVKVNVGDQVAAGDVLVVIESMKMLYPVTAPAAGRVTELRVQKAMHVEARTVLAVIEEQM
- a CDS encoding crotonase/enoyl-CoA hydratase family protein, translated to MPDFQTITLDIDPLGVARLTLNRPEARNAMSQQMIRDLRAAAEHLAAENAVRLVVLSGAGDHFCAGGDLKEMQVQVKRSRAERIADATELAKLLAELDRFSKPIIGRINGSAFGGGLGLISICDIAIGVTTARYCLTEVRLGLVPATISPYVVAKLGVPHARRVMLNATDMDGAAAVRWGLLDEVVEPSVLDAAIEREISAFLRCAPGAVADCKRLIEFVSTHATEENISYTANQLADRWESAELAEGIAAFLQKRKPSWNTD
- a CDS encoding D-arabinono-1,4-lactone oxidase, producing the protein MSRWSNWSGSVKCSPREILYPVNEEEVAAIVRRAGASSQVVRVAGTGHSFTPLCASDDILLSLDRLEGVEWADTPNGLAAIHAGTKIHALGELLVSHGLALQNQGDVDVQAIAGAVSTGTHGTGPTLGSISTQVVGLRIVTATGEVLDCSPEADAEVFRAAQVSLGALGVITSVRMRLLPLYRLHEVTRREALDHCLATLDERSQANRHFEFFWYPADDCAFTKTLNPTDLPATEPLEPISNAAGGLASEERERVGNSWQIFPTVRENRFNEMEYSVPAGCGVECFLAIRDLMGRKHSNVTWPVEFRTQAADPILISAAHGRSTVAISIHQAADLPCAEFFTDAEVIFRRHEGRPHWAKMHSLTCRELADLYPAWDRFQDVRRRLDPQGRFLNAHLRRLFVEA
- a CDS encoding AMP-binding protein, with protein sequence MTLRNLAELAEAAAERLGERTCYEIDDQHFHYVQLLERGQRLQAAFAELGLEPGARAVVLMMNHALVYPVFQGIFRCGATAVPVMPQAAAAELRYVLVDTQAQFVITDADRLATVREAAAGLPHVRQILVQGGVDNPQANPPEVNLDALLSFAPRTSLPQLGHGDGAVMLYSSGTTGRPKGVLLTHGNLLSSAEAVAEAEELSSWKWPRTTVSAMPIAHIFGVAIMHDLLMTPDYLADQTRLIQLRWFEPEPFMALIQKHRCTATAAVPTILAVLLHHPKSKDYDLTSLVEVVCGGAPLPVELAQAFMRRYPARIREVYGLTEGTGLGTANRRTEPYRPGSAGRAYCNTELKILDDNDQPLPTGERGEICMRGPIVMQGYHNRPDETAQALRGGWLHTGDIGYLDPDGFLFVVDRKKDMIIRGGENIYPAELEAVLHEHPAVAEAAVVGVPDEVYGENVVAFVVSKPGASVSDVEVVEHVCRHVARFKAPSHVHFLPALPKSNIGKILRRVLRDKAHEHMNAKTT